The Alnus glutinosa chromosome 1, dhAlnGlut1.1, whole genome shotgun sequence region tgcaGAATTAACTATTATATAGTTCTTTCGAAAATAGCAAAACACCATCTTCACAACTATCTCAGAGGTCAGGGGCTACAGGCTATATTCATAGAAAAGAAGACTTTGAGGCTGGTTGAGGAAAAGGGGATCCTACAAGTGACAAAAAGAGGGCCTTTAATTAAGTTGGGGGGCAGAGAGCTAGCTGGAGTAAAAGCAGGTAGAAtgtagagagagacagagagagaaaggacTAGAACCTACCATAGGGTGGCATCAGTTCTAAGAATCTTTCGATCTCGGTCAATAAACAGACGCATCAGTCAAGTATTAGCAATTTTTCAGATAATATCTCCCATACCTTCAAAACATGTCAATCCTGTATAAAGAAACATAAGCTTGGAGACCAAGTGAACATGGGAGCAGGCAAACTTGCTAAAAAAGCCAAACAGAACTTCAACCAGTCACACGCCCTCAACCagcaaaattaatatatattttttttttgataagtaataatctgactttattaaaagcgtcaggcgccccttagtacaccggcagtatacaagacaACGCAttgcttgaaaataaaaaaaagcccTAAAAAAGGAAGATAGAACCCACCCAAGCCATCTCACGATAGCAACTAACCCCAACCCAAACCCTCAAAGAGCACACCACATACCCATCCAAGAACCCTCGAAACCCAACACCCtaagaaattaatatatatatatatatatatatataggcaaatattagactctgtgcttattgcaaatgaatgtgtggatagtcatattcgTTCGGGGGAACCTGGACTTCTGTGTaagctggatttggagaaggcttatgaccatgtgaactgggatttcttgctttatttgttgcagagatgtggtttgggggaaagATGGAGGAAGTGGATACGTTTTTGTATatctacggtgagattttctattcttgtaaatggaaccccagccggtttttttagtagctctcgtgggttgcgacaaggagatcctctttctcctttgttgtttgtggtggttatggaggctttgagtcggatgttgactgccgctttggatcagggtaatttgactgggttctcagtgggctccagggattccgaggccgtagttgtgaatcacctgctgtttgcggatgacactttgatcttttgtggcgctcaagaagaacagattcgacatctgagatgtattttcttatgttttgaggcagtttctggcttgagaattaatttagagaaatcAGAAATCGTCCCTATTGGtggagtagaggatgtcgaaaggCTGGCTAATCTTCTTGGTTGTCGGGTTGCTTCTCTGcctatgacttatttgggtttgccgttgggtgctcCTTACAAGTCcacctctatttggaatggtgttattgaaaaaatggaaaggaggttggcggggtggaagcggatgtacttgTCAAAGGGTgctcggttgactcttattaatagtacgctctccaacatccccatttattatttatcattgtttcctatcccagtgagggtggctaatcgtcttgataaaattcgtAAGGATTTTCTgtggggtggcattggtgacgagaccaaatttcatctagttaattggaacaagatttgcacACCTTTGCctacaggtgggttgggagttcacaatttcatccaattcaatcgagctctcttgggtaagtggttgtggagatatggtagggagagagaggctttatggcgattggtgattgatgccaagtttgagagtttaaagggggggtggtgttcgaaagaggcTTTGGGTTCATTTGGAGTAGGTGTATGGaagcatattaggagggggtgggaggaatTTCGTAACTTTGTTCGGTTCGAactggggaatggatcaaatattaaCTTTTGGCAAGAtaggtggtgtggggatagatccttggagcaatgctttccagctctttttagtatagcaAGGAATAAAGATGCGACGGTAgaagataatttggtggttcataatggggctattcagtggaatgttctcttcACGAGACAtattcaggattgggaggtggatatggtcatttctttcttcgatcgtctaTACTCCAGTTCGGCTCGGCATGGGGAGGGTGACAGgatagtgtggaatccctctagaAAAGgtctatttgaggtgagatccttctacaaagagcttattaggaaaggtGGCCCTGTTGTCCCgtgtttcccttggaagaatatttggcgtgttaaggctccaactagggtggccttcttcgtttggtcagctgctttgggcaaaattttgacgcatgataacttgcgtaagaggaaggtgatagtaattgagtggtgttgtttatgtaaaaagagtggggagtctattgatcatttgttgcttcactgtgaGGTAGCCCAGGCTCTTTGGAGCTTTGTCCTTACCTTATTTGGGgtcgagtgggttatgccacgtacggtgttggagttgctgaGTTGTTGGGGGGCGGCGTTTGGGGGTGCTCTAGCTAttgaagcttggcggttagctcctttatgcttgctgtggtgtatttggagggagcggaatgctaggctatttgaagatgtagagacatctatggtggagcttcggaagcggttgctcaatactttatattcttggatagcgccccatcatagtttgagttcttttacttatgtagaatttttaaatttattcccTGCTCATCcctgttaggggttctcttgtatacttcccgtgtataagggttgcgcccctttgcgctttttaatataattgcaattacttatcaaaaaaaatatatatatatatatatatttggctaTGAACCTGCAGGAACTAccttattattatcttttattttttattttttgtcttacaAGTAAGTTTTTTGACCGTAAGGGAAAAGGAATGGGAAATTCGAACTGAtgaccttcgcttcatgaggcgtggtacCCAACCAATTGAGCTACCATTGGGGTCCTaaccaatttatttttaaatagattaAGACCGCTCATGAATATAACTCCTATATATGTCAAttcaaatcacaaatatttGATAATTCTTTGGTTTGCTCCATAGGCAGacctttacttttttttataagcctAAGCAAGCTTGGTCTATTCCTTCCTCGCTAATTGTCAACATAGACATGGCTCACTGGTGAACTGATTCAATccagtaattttatttatttttttttttttatataagtaagaaaattatattaaaaaagcgtaaggcgcccctaagtacaaaTGAAGTATATACAGGAACAACCCAACTAgcccaaaaaaaacccaagaaaaccagCAAGACCTACGCACCCAGTAATTTCTTGAAGTCGAAAACAAATTGTTTTAGAAATACAGAAGGGTACAATATTAACCATAGGCGAGCACAACACGGAACAATTTGGATAAAGGCAAGGTATTCTTCAGTGAAGTCTTTAGATCAGAATCAGGCCAGACAGTAAATCAACCAGAGCCATCAACCAATAAAGTTCTCCAGTCTTAACATTACGGACTTTCTCTTccaataagtaaataaattaaatgaacaaATGCTAACATATATTCATATGATTTGCccataataacaataaaatactGAAAGAGTAAATCTTCAAACAAAGCTGACATTTAAAGGAATTATATACCTGAAAATccataataaatgaaaattttcacatattattttactttcactttgtaaatttatttgtaCAGATGTAGCGTGCATTAATCATCTAGCCAATTAAATGAGAGAACCTTTATACCCGTGAGCAAAGGCTATCCAAGTACAATGGGGCAGAGAGGTACAAACTATCACGAGATAATCTTTTAATAGGTctccaattttctttttcaacggGGACATTAATGAAGCAGGCAGTTGTGAGCAGCAACCAAAAACTGGAGAGCCAGTCATGAAGACATCCAGAGAAAGTAAGGTGTTTCCATAGCAATCAAGGCTATTAGCATAACACAGAGCCACTCATAATGGGCTTGCATATCCTACCTATGGCAAtcctttttttgttcaaatctcttttttttttgggtggagCAGGGTAACAAAAGTTTTCTCTGAAACATATACGCAGTGAAGTTCAATCATTCTGTTTCACCCTATGGGTAATTGATTGATTACGGCTGGTTATTAACAGCTAATAACCGCATAACCGCCTAGGCCGGTTGTAGTTAACGGTTTTGAAGGTAGGCAAAAGCGATTAATAACAGTTAACCCATTTTTTTATGACGAAAAACCCCTCCAAGGAATGGCCACTTCGAGTACCCACCACTATCAGGTAAACCTTAGACCTGTATAAAGCGTCATCTCCACACGGATCGGGTAATAATCTAGCTTTGCCGATGGGTTGGCCCCAAGGAATTTTTTGCACTCAAGGAGATTCGAACTTTAGACCTCATAGGACTACCACAAAGATCAAGGCcattaccacttgagccaaccccttgggatTAAGcggtttataatatatattattatattatgttgtgtgtgtgtgtgtgtgtataaaaataactaaacgtCAAAATCTACAGATTTGGGGTACTCCTAATGGAGCTGGTGGCAGGAAAGAGGCCGATTGAGCCAGAGTCTAGAGAGAACAAGGGCATAGTCTGCTGGGTACACAGCAAAATGAATGGCAAAGAGAGTTTGCTTGACCTGGTGGACTCAATCATCTCAACGGTCGTAAGGAAGATGCAATGAAGGTGTTGAGAATAGCAATCCATCGCAAGACAAAAATTCCAAGTCTAGGACCCTCCATAAGAATAGTAGTTCCGATGCTTGAAGAGGCTGAGCCATGCAAATTTCCAgacattgtttaaaaaaatacaaaaaatagaaCGCCCAGATAGTTCgaatgaaaaattgaagaatGTTTCATGATCCAAGCCCTTGAATTTGAAAGTTAAATTTAATAAGAAATTGATTCTCCTTGTTGAAAAATTGAAGAGAGAACCTTGGAAAGGTAGGCTGCAGAGAGACTACAAGCATAAACTTGGTAAGAAAGTCCTAACAAAGTTAAGGTATGGATTGTataatttgtatcattttgatCTTTGAGCATAAGAGTCTGCAGAGAGACTTTACATTATCACTAAATTCAACCATAAAAAGAGGCCTAAAGAAGgcccaaaaaactaaaaagccCCATTACTTGAAAATTGgttagcggttaataaccggcCTCCAATAACTGCATAACTGCCGGTTGCAGTTACCGCTAACCGGCCTATTAGTTGCGGTTGCGGCTACTTAAAAATGAGAACCGCCTAAAACGGTTGTGGTTAAGagaaaataaccgcaaccgcttgtacacccctactgaACAGTATCTTAATAGCATACAACACACATCGATAATGAAATTGGCAAAGTGAAATATAACATGCATATGGATAACAAAACCAGAGAACAGGAATAGTGACTGTCAATCAAAACTCTTTCGTTTCCTTCACACAAGATTGgtaataattttacaaatatcctaaaaagtaATAACAAAACTTACATTGAAGCTGGAGTTGGCTGCACAAGAACTTTATCAAGCTGCAACAGTAtcggccaaaaaaaaaaaaaaaaggccattaTTTAATCAGGTGCACCAAGGCTAATCTAAAAGTCACACATGATAGCCAAAGAACCAATTGCCAGTCCTAAGGACCCTCATTATAGATATTTGGAAGTCATGCagtaaaagaaaggaaaaaatcacATTTAACCCCTAAGTTTTCatctgatttgaatttagtccttgggttttcaattttaagaataaagtcATTAAGTTTGACTCCAGTTTTAAATTGGCCCCTCTATCACTTTACCGTCAAAGTTAACAACCTTCTATTTGTCATGTGTGTCTCATTTGACATGCCAATGTCTATCCCAACATCAAAGTTAATGGTTTTTCCTTTAATCCTACAAATTTAGAAGATTAAGATGACAAAGaatatagtttttgtttttggagttggagtcttttggtttttttttttttttttaatggatgaTTTAGCGTTTAATGATAAGACGTTGATATTAGGTGTTGATATGAATGCTAGcgtgtcaattgagacacacgTTACATTTGACAAACCATTCATTTTAACGAAAAAGTGATAGAGGGACCTATTAAAATCTAGGCAAAACCTAAGgaccatattcttgaaattagaaactcaaagactactaaattcaaatcagatAAAAACCTAGaggctaaatatgatttttccctaaaaCAAAAGCTTAaaactaatttatatttatagaaATTATGTCCTCATATAAAACCTACTGAGAATAACCTTCCAGGCTTCGAGACTTCCTATCTGAAGGAGAACCCATGTGATTAAATGCTTAATGATCTTTACATGTAAACTCCAAACAAATGCCACTTTCCAAGATTCTTCTATCTAGCTATATATGCATGCCAGATTTTGTTGAAGAtacaaaatgaaagaagaaaagaatcaaTTATTCTAGCACGTCATATATAATTTGGCAATTTTTCGGTAATATTACTAATGCCAAATGCTCTAAcatttaaagtattaattactTAGAAATTGAAATAGAAGCCCATAGAATCTCAGAACAATGACATAAAAAAGTACTAAAAGAAAGCAAATCACAACTGTAAATACCTCCCCTCTAAAGCCGGGAGGTTTTGCATAAGTGGATTCTCCAGTCAAAGCATTATAATAGTATACAACTCCAGCCTCAGTCTTGTGGGCAGCCCAGGCATCTAATTGTTCATTGAAAGCAGCTCCATTGTGGGTTCCAACTTCGTCTACATGTTTCCTGTTATCTGCAGAACCCCAAGTGACATTGATGAAGTGAAAAAAGAACTCCACATGACATTAATGTAGAAGAAAAAACTCgtacattgttttatcagtaATTCAGTGCGAAACCATGGGCATACCAATACCAGGAGGAGGTAATTCTGTCTGCGTCTTCAAAGTTCCTGCCAGCATATGACCAGAAGCAGCAGAAGACACAGATATTGCAAGTGCAGTTCCCACAGGAGTAACACCAGGAGGTTGAGAATCAGGTAGAGGAACAGAAGGGAGAGGCATACCACGTGCTGGCAAAGGAAAGGGACCAGGAAAGGCAGTAGGGTATGGCTGGAATGGGGACATAGGTATGCCACCCATCTGTGGTGGCTGCAACCAGATTCCCTGAGGAGGAGGAGCCATAGCAGGAAACGATGCATAGGGAGGGCAAATTTGAGGCTGAACAATTGAATTTGATGCAATAGGGGCTGTTGGCATAGTGGGTCTTAGGacagctgaagaagaagaatccatAACAGCAGATGGAAAGGTCAGACTAGAGGAAATTGGTGCAGACGTTGCTATTCCAGGGGGCCCAGGTGTCCCAGGAGTTCCAGGCATTCCAGTTGGCATAGAAAAAGATGGGGCAGAGGGCATCCATGAGGTTGCTTGGCTCAAGTTAGGAGTTGAAGATACAGGAATTGTAGAACTTGAAGAAGTATCAGCAGGCAATGAAACAGACTGAGAGATAGTTGATGCAGATGGAAAAATACCAGCGGCTTGTGTAACAGCAGCCGATGTGTTCTGGAATCAGCAAATATATTAGTACAATTAATTATTGGGATACAAATCAAAGCAATCACCATTACTGATTTTATATGCTATAACAGTCATAATATTTCAATTTCATGGCTCACAAGCAATAATTAGACATGATTCACTAAAATTACTgcaaacatttcttttttttttatacgtaatagaccaatcttattaaaaaaaatgataaacaatgtcatattattgaaaaagaGCAGAGAgacgcaaccctagtacacatgaagtatacaagagatcccctaaaatgaggaaaaatatgagcataaatttaaaaactctgcAAAAATAAACACAACCCGGGCTATGATGAGCTGATATCCATAAATATAAAGTGTTAAGCACATTTCTTCGCAACTCCAACACCAatgtttctacatcttcaaattGCCGAGCATTTCTCTCATGCCAAAgacaatcttattaaaaaattactgcAAACATTTCTTGATGGAACAAAACCCAGGgattggaaaaataaaataaaacaaaataacacaGCTTAAATAGCCAAATTGACAATTGTCACCATTGCTTCAGTGCAACCTATCTAGTTCATTTGAACAATAACATATCTGGATTAAACTCTCTGTCAAATCTGCATACAGTTGTGGTAACAAAGGCCTAAGTATGTGAATCATCTTCATCTGCATGCGGTAATGCTAACATAGGCCTAAGCATTGATCATCTTCTCCAACATATATGCCAAAATCCTCTAGCTACCAAACATGTATTTATTcatagaaaaaagagagagaaagagaggaaaaagaagaagaaaaacattcCAGTAACACAGCTTCCAAACGGGTCTGTGTTTCCTTAAGGGTTTTTATGGTCATATTGCACCATAAACTCTAGCAATAAAGCAATAATCACAGTTCACCTAAGAGAACCTTATGTTTCCTCAAAAACATGACCCTTACCGCACTAGATTGGAACTCCCAGTTACTAGGGAAAGCAACACTACTGTGTGAAATGTTATATGAAAAAGAGGGAGCAGCAGATGAAGACAGACTTGTAACCGGCGGTTGAACCACCATTGGAGATGCAGGTGGATCTGAGTTAATGACCTGCATCATAAATAGCTACAAATTAATCAGAATCAGagataaataatacaaaaaatccATCCAGAAGTCagacaaacaatataaattggCACCGACAGAAGTAGATGATGACTGCTGAGAGCTTCCAGAAGGGGTGGTAGCATTTGGAAACACGTTATAAGAGAATGAAGGTGCACGAACGACATAGCCAGGTGCACTAGCAAATCTTGCTTGAGCAGGTCCTTGCACTGAACCACTTGAAGTAGAAATTGAACCCTTTGAGGTAGGTGTGCTTGCACCTGGAGCAGGAGCAGCCGCAGTTGGAGTTGGAGTTGAAGGGCCACCAGATGACACTACAGCAGGTAGACCAGGTACAGTTGCTCGAGGAGTTGATGGCTGCATTTCCGGCGTTAACCAAGCTGGTGATGCCATGTTTTATCTGCATATGATATGAAGTCAACAAGA contains the following coding sequences:
- the LOC133870958 gene encoding pre-mRNA-processing protein 40C isoform X3 produces the protein MASPAWLTPEMQPSTPRATVPGLPAVVSSGGPSTPTPTAAAPAPGASTPTSKGSISTSSGSVQGPAQARFASAPGYVVRAPSFSYNVFPNATTPSGSSQQSSSTSVINSDPPASPMVVQPPVTSLSSSAAPSFSYNISHSSVAFPSNWEFQSSANTSAAVTQAAGIFPSASTISQSVSLPADTSSSSTIPVSSTPNLSQATSWMPSAPSFSMPTGMPGTPGTPGPPGIATSAPISSSLTFPSAVMDSSSSAVLRPTMPTAPIASNSIVQPQICPPYASFPAMAPPPQGIWLQPPQMGGIPMSPFQPYPTAFPGPFPLPARGMPLPSVPLPDSQPPGVTPVGTALAISVSSAASGHMLAGTLKTQTELPPPGIDNRKHVDEVGTHNGAAFNEQLDAWAAHKTEAGVVYYYNALTGESTYAKPPGFRGELDKVLVQPTPASMVNISGTDWVLVTTSDGKKYYYNSKTKISSWQIPCEVTELKKKQDGDTLREPSISLPHTNISTEKGPAPISLNAPAINTGGRDAMALKTSIVPGSSSALDLIKKKLQDSGAPGTSSPGPAPSGTVGLELNGSGAVDTTVKGLQSGDSRDKQKDANGDGNMSDSTSDSEDADSGPTKEECIIQFKEMLKERGVAPFSKWEKELPKIVFDPRFKAIPSYSARRSLFEHYVKTRAEEERKEKRAAQKAAIEGFKQLLDQASKDIDHDTDYQTFRKKWGSDPRFQALDRKDREHLLNERVLPLKRAAEEKAQALRAAATTSFKSLLRDKGDITINSRWSKGQILPWCQRWKAWLQRQGLVVLGLLGRLRKSQRWACFQLPCLLFLLYLFR